The Rhizobiaceae bacterium genome contains the following window.
GACAAGCACGTGACTCTGGCGCTCACGGGAACGGGCGACGTGCTCGAACCTGAACATGGCGTCATGGCCATCGGTTCGGGCGGGAACTACGCGCTCGCCGCTGCGCGCGCCCTGATCGACACCGATGCCGGGGCCGAGGAGATCGCACGCAAGGCAATGCAGATCGCTGCCGACATCTGCGTCTATACCAATCACAATGTCGTGGTCGAAGCGCTCGATGCGGCCTGAGACCCGTTTGCCAAAGACGATTTGATGGCGTCCATAGCCCGCAAGCAAGAACCGCGGGCTTTCCCGGAGCCTGTGACCTATCGAGGATATCATGAGCAATTTTTCCCCCCGCGAGATCGTTTCCGAACTCGACCGCTTCATTATCGGACAGAAGGACGCAAAGCGCGCGGTCGCGATCGCGCTGCGCAACCGCTGGCGCCGCCAGCAGCTTGAAGGCCAGATGCGCGAAGAGGTCATGCCGAAGAACATCCTGATGATCGGCCCGACCGGGGTCGGCAAGACGGAAATTTCGCGCCGTCTCGCCAAGCTGGCGGGCGCTCCCTTCATCAAGGTCGAGGCGACCAAATTCACCGAAGTCGGCTATGTCGGGCGCGACGTCGAGCAGATCGTGCGCGATCTGGTCGAAGTCTCCATCGGCCTTGTCCGCGAGAAAATGCGCGAGGACGTCAAGGCCCGCGCCCACGTCAATGCCGAGGAACGCGTGCTGGACGCCCTTGTCGGCAAGACCGCAAGCCCTGCAACGCGCGACTCGTTCCGCAAGCGGCTGCGGGACGGCGAATTGGATGACAAGGAAATCGAGGTGGAAATAAGCGACACCGGCACCGGCGGCATGCCCGGCTTCGAAATCCCCGGCATGCCGGGCGGCGTCGGCATGATCAACCTCTCCGACATGATGCAGAAGGCAATGGGCGGCAAGCGGACCAAGTCCGTCAAGACCACCGTCAAACAGTCCTACGAGGTGCTCATCGCCGACGAATCCGACAAGCTCCTCGACCAGGACGAAGTCGTGCGGCAGGCGCTCATATCCGCCGAGAACGACGGCATCGTCTTTCTCGACGAAATCGACAAGATCGCGGCGCGCAGCGACATTTCCGGCGGGCCCTCGCGCGAGGGCGTGCAGCGCGACCTGCTGCCGCTGGTCGAGGGCACGACGGTTGCGACGAAGTACGGGCCGGTCAAGACGGACCATATATTGTTCATCGCCTCGGGTGCGTTCCACGTTTCCAAACCGTCGGACCTCCTCCCCGAACTGCAGGGCCGATTGCCGATACGCGTCGAGCTTCGGGCGCTCGAAAAGGACGATTTCCGTCGCATCCTGACCGAGACGGAGGCGAGCCTCATCAAGCAATACATAGCCTTGATGGCGACCGAAGGCGTGACGCTGGAATTCACCGAGGATGCGATCGACTCGCTGGCCGGCATCGCCGTGGACCTGAACGCATCGGTCGAGAACATCGGCGCACGGCGGCTGCAAACGGTCATGGAACGCGTGCTGGACCAGATTTCATTCGAAGCGCCTGACCAGTCCGGCAAGTCGGTGACCATCGACGCGGACTATGTCGGCAAGCAGGTCGGCGACCTTGCCAAGAACACGGACCTGTCCCGATTCATTCTTTGAGGCGAGTCCATCATGCGGCCACGATCGGCGGCGAAAGCGTGACTTTTGCCGCCCGCCCCGATAAAGGGTGAGTGACCGGAGTATGCGCTTTACAATGAGAAAATTCGTTCTGGCAGGCGTTCTTGCAGCGCTCACCCTTGCCCAGGCTGTGGTGGCGGCGCACGCCCTCACCGTCGTGCCGCCGGGCAACCGCAACGCCGAGCAGCCTCCTGTGCCGGGTGCCTCGATCAAGCGCACCAAGGCTTCCAAAGGCAGCTTCGAGAGCAAATATCGCAAGGTTTACAATCTCCTGGAGAATGACTCGCGGCTGCGCTCAAAGATCAAGCAGGCAGCCGCGGCCTACGGTATCGACCCGATGCACATCGTCGGCGCGATCGTTGGCGAACACACCTACAATGTCGACGCCTATGACAGGTTGCAGACCTACTATGTGAAGGCCATCGCCTATCTGAGCAACAGCCTCAAGTTCGAGTACAAGGGTGAGGATGTCGCGAGCTTTGTCCAAAGGCCGCAATTTTCTGTTTGCGCTTCAAAATCAGATAGTTACACCTTGTGGACCTGCCGGGAGGACGTCTGGAACCGCAGCTTTCGCGGCCAGACCGTCGACGGTCGCAGCTATCCGAACAACAGGTTCAGCGCGGTGTTCTTCCAGCCCTTCTATGCGGGGCAGACGTTCGGACTCGGCCAGTTGAACCCGCTGACCGCGCTCCAGATGAGCGACACGGTGAACCGGACCTCCGGCTTCGAGAAGCTCGACGCATCGGAGCCGAACGACGTCTATGAAACGATCATGGACCCAGATAAATCAATACCTTACGTGGCCGCAACGCTCCGTAAGTCGATCGATGCCTATAAGAATATCGCCGGGTTCGACATCTCACGGAATCCGGGCATCACGGCCACGCTCTACAATCTCGGGAACCCCGAAGCGAGGGCGGCAGCGCTGCGCAACGAGAACGCGAAGCGACAGGCAGCGGGCGAAGCGGAAAAGCTTCCGCAGGAAAACTATTATGGGTGGCTGGTGAACGAAAAGCTCGCCGAACTGAGCGCGCTATTCTAGCTAAGTAGGGCGATTCCCGGCGCAAAAATCGCAAAACTCACCGAAACGCGCCCGCATAATTTCGAATTTGCGCGAGAATTGCGTCAAGTTGCGCGTCATCCAGCGATGAGATGCGCTCTGCCAGCAGGTTGGCAAGCTCGGTCGCCTTGGGCGACAGACCCGACGTGTCCACAGTCACGCGCGGGTCGGATTCGTGTGCAAGACGACTCAGCTCCTCCGCCTCGTCCCAGATCACGTTGAAGTAGCCGAGCATCTTCTGGAGCAGGGGCCAGCTCGGCGTGCCGCGCCGGCCATGCTCGAGCGCGGAGAGATAGGCAGGCGAGACGCCGATGGCCGCCGCCATCTCCTTTTGCGAGACACCCTTCTGCTCCCGCAATTGCCTGATTCGCACACCGAACGGAGTCATGGATTGCGCACCCGCTTCAGCCTCACATAGAGCGCACCCGATCCGCCATGGCCACGGGCCGCACTTTCATGCGCGGAAACATATTGCCTGAAAGGCGCGGTCGAAAGCCAGCCGGGAACCGAACGGCGCAGAACGCCGTCGCCGCCGGAAGAAGATCCCTTGCCGGTGATGATGAGTACATACCGGACGCCGCGCGCATGGGCGCGTGCGAGAAAGGACAGGAGCAGACCATGGGCCTCGTCCTGCCGCATTCCGTGCAGGTCGACACGCGCTTCCAGGGGCAGGCGTCCTTTCGCAAGCTTGTCGAGGGTTTGCGAATCGAGATGCGACCGGGCAGGCGGACGCACGGGCGCGGCGGGCCGGTACGCCGGCAGAGCGACCGTCTTGCCGCCGCCGGGCTCCTTCGGTTCGGGTTGCTCGCCCGGGACATGTTGATGTTTCGGCTTCGCCGCCGCATGGCGCTTAGGCGGGACGGACGGCGTAACGGACCGGGCCACCATGTCCCACAGGATGCGGTCGTCCTCGGTCAGCTCCCTCCCCTTCTGGCCGCTCATCCGTCGCCTCCGGCCAATGAACGCGGGATAAGGGCATAGAAGGTGGCGGCGTTGCGCACCACACCGGCAATCTCGCCCGCCGCAGCACCGGAACCGGCAAAGAGATCGCCACGCGCGGCGCCGACGATGGCCGAACCCGTGTCCTGCGCGATCAGGAGGCGGGCGAACGACCTGCCGCCGAAGGCCGAAAGCGTCGGCGAATCGACAAAGACCGGCGTGCCGAATGTGTGGAGCAGGCGATCCACGGCAATCGAACGGCCGGGCGTCAGCGGCACCTTTGCCGCCGCAACCGGCCCAAGCGCGGGGTCATCGACCGGCGCATCGCGAAAAAAGATGTAAGAGCGGTTCCGCCACAGGATTTCATGCACCCTGCCGGGGTTCGACCTGAACCATGCGCGGATCGACTGCATGGTGATTTTTTCAAGCGGAATCTCGCCCAGTTCCGCCAGCACCTTGCCCGCCCCGGTAAAGCGCTGGCCGGATTTGGCGGCATAGGTCACGCGACGCACCGAACCATCCGGCATCAGGAGGCGGGCCGCGCCCTGGACATGGATGAAATAGGCGTCGACGGGATCGGCCACCCAAGCCATTTCCAGCCCCTGCCCGGAAACCGCGCCCCGGTCGATGGCTTCACGATCATGATACTCGACCAGACCGGAGCCGGTTTTTCGCGCGAAAGCAAGATAGGGATCGAGCGCGGCGGGCCGGCTGTGATCGTCAACATCGACCAGATCGGAAGGCCTGCGCAGGAGGGGGACGTTGAACCGCTCCGTCCTGACCGGCGAGGCTTCCACCTCCGGCTCATAGAATCCGGTGACAAATCCGTCCGTCGAACCGGACTCATTGAGGACAATCGCGGGCCGGAAATGCCGCTCGAAGAACTGCCGTGCCGCCACCCGGTCGAGCGGGGTACGGCCCCGCGCGTCCTCAAAGGAGGGTAGGAATGATTCGAAGCTCACGCCCAGCGATCCGGTTCGGTAGGGCTTGTGCGCCGCATGTCCGGCGCACCTGCGAAACGCATCGAATGCCCCGGACTGGTCGTCCTCAATCCAGCCCGGAATGTCGCGAAACGAGATGGGACGAAAGCCTGACAGCATGGCCAAGGCCAATAAGACTTATTCTTCCTCTTCGGTCGCGACGAGCTTCCAGTTCGGGTCCTTGGAGCGTGTATCGCGCGCGAATGTCCAGACATCCTTTACCTCGGCCACGGTCTCGGGATCACCGTTGATGACAGCGCCCGATTTGTCGCGCGTGGCGGAAATAAGTTCACTTACAAGCCTCAGCGTGACGTGGGCCTCTGTGCCCTTCATTTCCGCCGACATGTAGTCGGCTTTGTCGATGCCGACAAAGGAGGACTGAATCTGCTCGGACTTGGTCTCGCGCTCGTTGATCGCAGCGATGAACCCATCATAAACCTCCTTGGACAGAAGGTTCTTCAGCGTTTTCCGATCGCCCGCAGCAAAGGCCGTCACGATCATCTCATAGGCCATCTTCGCACCGTCGAGGAACGCCTTGGGATCGAACGATGGGTCGGCGTCGCGGATGGCGCGCAGCCCCTTGTTGAGGTCCGTGCCCGGCTTGGCGACCGAATCGATGGCCAGATAGGCGATCTCGGGTTCGCCGGGCGCGCGCTTGCGCGGCAGGGAAACGACATTTTCGGCCTTGGCCGGATCGGATGCGCCGTTCGGGGCCGGGCGCGAATAGGGATCGAAGGGCGGGCGCTCATTTCCCGTCCGCCGCCCGAGCACGTTGCGCAGCTGGTAGAAGATCACCACCGCCGCGACCATGAAGATAATCGTGCCGAAGTCCAGGAATTCCACGCTTCAATAACCCTTGTTCCGGCCTTACCGGCCTGCTGCGCGCAATTGCGCGAATTCCCAATGCATATAGAACGCATCATCGCAGCATTCAAATCAAGCAATAATGTCCCTATGTAGATCAAGTGCCTTCTTTCGTAGTCGGCAATAATAGCAGCTCGGGGTTTGATGTGCGCTTTTCGGTTCTCATATTCCTTGTCTGGCCACTGATCGAGATTGCCGGCTTTGTGATTGTCGGTCGAGAGGTCGGGGTGCTGTCGACCATTGCGCTCACAATCGCCATGGGCGTGCTCGGCGCCGCGTTGCTGCGGCATCAGGGTTTTGGGGTGCTGTCGCGTCTCCGCTCGGAAATGGAAGCAGGACGCAGCCCGGGACGTGAACTTGCGCATGGCGCGATGATCCTTCTGGCGGGCTTTCTGCTGCTGGTGCCGGGCTTCGTGAGCGATATTTTCGGGCTGGCGCTGTTCGTGCCGCCGGTCAGGGACTTCGTCTGGCGGTGGCTGAGTCGCAATGTGGATTTCAGGACCGTCGTCGTCAGCCGCGACTTTGGCGGAGCGCCGCGCCGCGAGCGGACCATCGATCTTGACGAGGACGACTACGAGGCCGATCCCAATCCCGATTCGCCCTGGCGGCGAATCGACCGCGATGGCCGTTGAGCTTGTGCTTGATGAGACAGCGTGCTAGCGAGCGCGGGATTTTTTCGGCCTCGTCGGCCCAAGAGAACAAGGAAACTTAGCAAATGGCTGCTGAGAAAAAGGGAACGGCCCCCGAAAACGGAAACGCGCAGGGTGAGGCGAACGGCAAGCCGCCGGTGCTGAATGTCCTTGTACAGTATCTCAAGGACCTTTCTTTCGAGAGCCCCGGTGCTCCCAAGACGCTTCAGGCGCGCGAAAAGGCGCCGAACATCAATATCGGCGTGAATGTGAACGCCAATCCCGTGTCAGATACAGAATTCGATGTCGTGCTTTCGCTGAATGCGAAGGCTCAGGTCGACAGCACCGTGCTGTTCAATGTCGAGCTGATGTATGGCGGCGTTTTCCACGTCGAGAACTTTCCGCAGGAGCACATGCTGCCGATCCTGTTCATCGAATGCCCGCGCCTGCTGTTCCCCTTCGCGCGGCAGATCATCGCCGATGCCACGCGCAATGGTGGATACCCGCCGTTGATGCTCGATCCGATCGATTTCGTCCAGATGTTCCAGCAAAAGATCGCCGAGGACCAGGCGCGCGCCAAGGTGCAGGCGGCGAACAACTAGGATCAGTATCTACTGGCCGAGTTTCGACCAGATCGAATTGTCTCCGAGGCCCGTGACCATCCGGTCATGGGCCTCTTTCTCTTCCGGACTGAGGCGCGGCGGCAGCGGTATTGGCCGGGCGCGCAGAACGATTTCCGAGCGCGCGCCGTTGGATGAAGAGGAGATTCCGCCGAGCGGCGTTTCGAGCAGCATGGCGGCCTGCTTGCCGCCGATCAGTTCGACATAGACCTCGGCAAGCAGTTCGGAGTCCAGCAGCGCGCCATGCCTTGTGCGGCGGCTGTTGTCGATGCCGTAACGCCGGCAGAGCGCATCGAGCGAATTGGGACCCATCGGATGCTTGCGCCGGGCGAGCACAAGCGTATCCACGACGCGGGCGGGCTCGACCGCCGGGAAGCCGAGACGTTCAAGCTCGGCATTGATGAAATTCATGTCGAAGGTGGCGTTGTGCGCGACGAGCTTCGCGCCGTCGATGAACTCCATGAACCGGTCCGCGATGCCGCCGAAGATCGGCTTTCCGGTAAGCGACTCAAGCGAGATGCCGTGCACGGCGAGTGCTTCCGGGTGGATGTCGCGGCCATCGGGATGAATATATTCGTGGAACATGCGGCCCGTCGGGAAACGGTTGACCAGTTCGATGGCCCCGATCTCGATCACCCGGTCGAGCCGGAAATCGAGTCCCGTTGTTTCAGTGTCGAAGATGATTTCGCGCATGGGCCGCCGCTCTGTTTCACGTGAATCGTAGCCGCTATGCATTTGCGATGGAATCCCCGATCACGAAAATCCGGGGAAAAGAAGCCGACGTAGATCAATCGCCGTTCAGCAAGTCGGAAATGATCGCGGCAACGGCGGCGCGCGCGGCTTCCATGCCCTCCCCCGTGTCGACGATATAGTCCGCCTGCCGTCTCTTTTCGGCATCCGGCATCTGCTTTTGCAGGATCGACTCGAATTTGGCTTCCGTCATGCCCGGGCGTTCGAGCACGCGCTTGCGCTGGATGTCCGGTGACGCCGTGACCACGACGATCCTGTCGACGCGCTCGCGCCCGCCCGTCTCGAACAGAAGCGGAATGTCGAGCACGACGAGCGGCGCACCCGCCTTGCGATGACAGTCGAGGAAGGCATCGGCATCGCCGCGCACCAGTGGATGAACGATGGCTTCCAGCTTCTTCAACGCCGCGGCATCGCCGAGCACCCTTTGCGCCAGCAGCGCACGGTCCACCTCGCCGTCATGCGTGGTGCCCGGAAAAGCCTGCTCGACGAGCGGGGCCGCCTCGCCCCGGTAGAGCCTGTGGACGGCCTCGTCGGAATCATGGACCGGCACGCCCGCTTCGGCGAACATTTTGGCTGTGGTCGATTTTCCCATTCCGATGGAGCCGGTGAGGCCGAGCACGATCATCAATGCGCGTCCATGCTGGCGAGGACATGGCGTCGAAGCTCTTCGGTGACCTTGGGACGCATGCCGAA
Protein-coding sequences here:
- the hslU gene encoding ATP-dependent protease ATPase subunit HslU, with protein sequence MSNFSPREIVSELDRFIIGQKDAKRAVAIALRNRWRRQQLEGQMREEVMPKNILMIGPTGVGKTEISRRLAKLAGAPFIKVEATKFTEVGYVGRDVEQIVRDLVEVSIGLVREKMREDVKARAHVNAEERVLDALVGKTASPATRDSFRKRLRDGELDDKEIEVEISDTGTGGMPGFEIPGMPGGVGMINLSDMMQKAMGGKRTKSVKTTVKQSYEVLIADESDKLLDQDEVVRQALISAENDGIVFLDEIDKIAARSDISGGPSREGVQRDLLPLVEGTTVATKYGPVKTDHILFIASGAFHVSKPSDLLPELQGRLPIRVELRALEKDDFRRILTETEASLIKQYIALMATEGVTLEFTEDAIDSLAGIAVDLNASVENIGARRLQTVMERVLDQISFEAPDQSGKSVTIDADYVGKQVGDLAKNTDLSRFIL
- the dnaQ gene encoding DNA polymerase III subunit epsilon, whose protein sequence is MREIIFDTETTGLDFRLDRVIEIGAIELVNRFPTGRMFHEYIHPDGRDIHPEALAVHGISLESLTGKPIFGGIADRFMEFIDGAKLVAHNATFDMNFINAELERLGFPAVEPARVVDTLVLARRKHPMGPNSLDALCRRYGIDNSRRTRHGALLDSELLAEVYVELIGGKQAAMLLETPLGGISSSSNGARSEIVLRARPIPLPPRLSPEEKEAHDRMVTGLGDNSIWSKLGQ
- a CDS encoding murein transglycosylase A; amino-acid sequence: MLSGFRPISFRDIPGWIEDDQSGAFDAFRRCAGHAAHKPYRTGSLGVSFESFLPSFEDARGRTPLDRVAARQFFERHFRPAIVLNESGSTDGFVTGFYEPEVEASPVRTERFNVPLLRRPSDLVDVDDHSRPAALDPYLAFARKTGSGLVEYHDREAIDRGAVSGQGLEMAWVADPVDAYFIHVQGAARLLMPDGSVRRVTYAAKSGQRFTGAGKVLAELGEIPLEKITMQSIRAWFRSNPGRVHEILWRNRSYIFFRDAPVDDPALGPVAAAKVPLTPGRSIAVDRLLHTFGTPVFVDSPTLSAFGGRSFARLLIAQDTGSAIVGAARGDLFAGSGAAAGEIAGVVRNAATFYALIPRSLAGGDG
- a CDS encoding DUF1402 family protein; translation: MRKFVLAGVLAALTLAQAVVAAHALTVVPPGNRNAEQPPVPGASIKRTKASKGSFESKYRKVYNLLENDSRLRSKIKQAAAAYGIDPMHIVGAIVGEHTYNVDAYDRLQTYYVKAIAYLSNSLKFEYKGEDVASFVQRPQFSVCASKSDSYTLWTCREDVWNRSFRGQTVDGRSYPNNRFSAVFFQPFYAGQTFGLGQLNPLTALQMSDTVNRTSGFEKLDASEPNDVYETIMDPDKSIPYVAATLRKSIDAYKNIAGFDISRNPGITATLYNLGNPEARAAALRNENAKRQAAGEAEKLPQENYYGWLVNEKLAELSALF
- a CDS encoding Tim44/TimA family putative adaptor protein, producing MEFLDFGTIIFMVAAVVIFYQLRNVLGRRTGNERPPFDPYSRPAPNGASDPAKAENVVSLPRKRAPGEPEIAYLAIDSVAKPGTDLNKGLRAIRDADPSFDPKAFLDGAKMAYEMIVTAFAAGDRKTLKNLLSKEVYDGFIAAINERETKSEQIQSSFVGIDKADYMSAEMKGTEAHVTLRLVSELISATRDKSGAVINGDPETVAEVKDVWTFARDTRSKDPNWKLVATEEEE
- a CDS encoding helix-turn-helix domain-containing protein; this encodes MTPFGVRIRQLREQKGVSQKEMAAAIGVSPAYLSALEHGRRGTPSWPLLQKMLGYFNVIWDEAEELSRLAHESDPRVTVDTSGLSPKATELANLLAERISSLDDAQLDAILAQIRNYAGAFR
- a CDS encoding Smr/MutS family protein encodes the protein MSGQKGRELTEDDRILWDMVARSVTPSVPPKRHAAAKPKHQHVPGEQPEPKEPGGGKTVALPAYRPAAPVRPPARSHLDSQTLDKLAKGRLPLEARVDLHGMRQDEAHGLLLSFLARAHARGVRYVLIITGKGSSSGGDGVLRRSVPGWLSTAPFRQYVSAHESAARGHGGSGALYVRLKRVRNP
- the coaE gene encoding dephospho-CoA kinase (Dephospho-CoA kinase (CoaE) performs the final step in coenzyme A biosynthesis.), yielding MIVLGLTGSIGMGKSTTAKMFAEAGVPVHDSDEAVHRLYRGEAAPLVEQAFPGTTHDGEVDRALLAQRVLGDAAALKKLEAIVHPLVRGDADAFLDCHRKAGAPLVVLDIPLLFETGGRERVDRIVVVTASPDIQRKRVLERPGMTEAKFESILQKQMPDAEKRRQADYIVDTGEGMEAARAAVAAIISDLLNGD
- the fxsA gene encoding membrane protein FxsA, with the protein product MRFSVLIFLVWPLIEIAGFVIVGREVGVLSTIALTIAMGVLGAALLRHQGFGVLSRLRSEMEAGRSPGRELAHGAMILLAGFLLLVPGFVSDIFGLALFVPPVRDFVWRWLSRNVDFRTVVVSRDFGGAPRRERTIDLDEDDYEADPNPDSPWRRIDRDGR
- the secB gene encoding protein-export chaperone SecB; the protein is MAAEKKGTAPENGNAQGEANGKPPVLNVLVQYLKDLSFESPGAPKTLQAREKAPNINIGVNVNANPVSDTEFDVVLSLNAKAQVDSTVLFNVELMYGGVFHVENFPQEHMLPILFIECPRLLFPFARQIIADATRNGGYPPLMLDPIDFVQMFQQKIAEDQARAKVQAANN